The following are encoded in a window of Corynebacterium argentoratense DSM 44202 genomic DNA:
- a CDS encoding TIGR00374 family protein — MKPTFGTRQKIFSAVLLLLLVWGGYRHWDALKQSFARALSAEVGPLLVAVAAALLAMVCMAEVLRSLLTAGGTHTGHGSTLRLTFIANSWSSTLPAGQAFAALYSFRTMKSWGATNLVCSWQIVLSGLMSTMWLLTLGVIGVLFLGASIPPASIIVPLLAAGSVFWLIQHPDVLLPAARWVCAIVGKPAWAELAELQLDRLKSVKLTAPRFVWVSALSLGNWVFDIVVLWACMWAVTGYAVVHAVEGPTTGPAVTGVILAFVTAKIAGAVQATPGGLGPVETAMTGTLVAVGMTGMDALGTVLIYRLITFFMVTGIGWIVYAATKDKLADSVREQLAEG, encoded by the coding sequence ATGAAGCCCACGTTCGGTACTCGCCAGAAGATCTTCAGCGCCGTGCTGCTGCTGTTGCTCGTCTGGGGTGGTTACCGGCACTGGGATGCGCTGAAGCAGTCCTTTGCGCGAGCGCTCAGCGCCGAGGTTGGGCCTCTGTTGGTGGCGGTGGCTGCGGCGCTGCTGGCGATGGTGTGTATGGCGGAGGTTCTTCGTAGTTTGCTGACCGCGGGGGGCACACATACCGGGCATGGTTCGACACTGCGGTTGACTTTCATTGCCAACTCTTGGTCGTCAACGCTGCCTGCGGGGCAGGCCTTTGCCGCTCTGTATTCTTTCCGCACCATGAAATCCTGGGGGGCGACCAACCTGGTGTGCTCCTGGCAGATCGTCCTGTCTGGGTTGATGTCCACGATGTGGCTGCTCACCCTCGGCGTGATCGGCGTGTTGTTTCTTGGGGCGTCAATCCCCCCGGCGTCAATAATTGTGCCGCTGTTGGCGGCGGGCAGTGTGTTTTGGTTGATTCAGCACCCGGATGTGCTGCTTCCCGCTGCGCGTTGGGTCTGCGCTATCGTCGGCAAACCCGCCTGGGCGGAGCTGGCCGAGCTGCAATTGGATCGCTTGAAGTCGGTGAAGCTGACTGCCCCGCGTTTCGTGTGGGTGTCGGCGTTGTCCCTGGGCAACTGGGTTTTCGACATTGTGGTGCTGTGGGCGTGCATGTGGGCGGTGACGGGGTATGCGGTGGTGCATGCGGTTGAGGGGCCGACGACGGGGCCTGCTGTCACTGGGGTGATTTTGGCTTTCGTGACGGCGAAAATTGCGGGGGCGGTGCAGGCGACACCGGGGGGTTTGGGGCCGGTGGAGACGGCGATGACGGGCACACTGGTGGCTGTGGGGATGACGGGTATGGATGCGTTGGGCACGGTGTTGATTTATCGCCTGATTACGTTTTTCATGGTGACCGGCATTGGGTGGATTGTGTATGCGGCGACGAAGGATAAGTTAGCGGATTCGGTGCGGGAACAGCTAGCCGAGGGATAG
- a CDS encoding acyl-CoA carboxylase subunit beta codes for MSSTTAEKLADLRARLEQAQDPGSERAREKRDAAGLTSPRQRINRLLDKGSFVEVGALGRTPDEPDAPYGDGVVTGYGRIGGRPVAVYAHDKTVYGGSVGVTFGRKVCEIMDMAIKIGCPVIGIQDSGGARIQDAVTSLAMYSEIARRQLPLSGRSPQISIMLGKCAGGAVYAPVTTDFVIAVEGRAEMYVTGPDVIKEVTGEVITSAELGGALQQAHNGNVSYVATDEEDAFNYVHDLLDHLPLTCHEPGPQFWAPSDDAVSADEALDSFMPDDTNAGYDMHDLLGKLFDDDNFLEIQGEFAQNMITGFARIDGKSVGVIANQPLVYAGCIDADAADKASRFIRICDAYNIPLLFVVDTPGYLPGVDQEKQGLIHRGAKLGFAVVEATVPKVSLIVRKAYGGAYAVMGSKNLTGDINLAWPTAQVAVMGAAAAVVMIQGRQLAAAPPEQRDYLKKIFMDFYDENMTSPYVAAERGYIDAMIAPSETRIALRQAFRQLETKQEETLAKKHTIMPM; via the coding sequence GTGAGTAGCACTACGGCAGAAAAGCTTGCTGACCTGCGCGCACGCCTAGAGCAAGCGCAGGACCCCGGCAGCGAGCGAGCACGCGAAAAGCGTGACGCCGCGGGACTAACCTCGCCACGCCAACGCATCAACCGCCTGCTCGACAAAGGCTCCTTCGTCGAAGTCGGAGCCCTCGGCCGCACCCCCGACGAACCCGACGCCCCCTACGGTGACGGCGTCGTCACCGGCTACGGTCGCATCGGCGGACGCCCCGTCGCCGTCTACGCCCACGACAAAACCGTCTACGGCGGATCCGTCGGCGTCACCTTCGGCCGCAAAGTCTGCGAAATCATGGACATGGCCATCAAAATCGGCTGCCCCGTCATCGGCATCCAAGACTCCGGCGGAGCCCGCATCCAAGACGCCGTCACCTCCCTGGCAATGTACTCCGAAATCGCCCGCCGCCAACTACCCCTGTCCGGCCGCAGCCCCCAAATCTCCATCATGCTGGGCAAATGCGCCGGCGGAGCCGTCTACGCGCCCGTCACCACAGACTTCGTCATCGCCGTCGAAGGCCGCGCAGAAATGTACGTCACCGGCCCCGACGTCATCAAAGAAGTCACCGGAGAAGTCATCACCTCTGCAGAACTCGGCGGCGCCCTCCAACAAGCCCACAACGGTAACGTCTCCTACGTCGCCACCGACGAAGAAGACGCCTTCAACTACGTCCACGACCTACTCGACCACCTACCACTCACCTGCCACGAACCCGGCCCCCAATTCTGGGCCCCCAGCGACGACGCCGTCTCCGCCGACGAAGCACTCGACAGCTTCATGCCCGACGACACCAACGCCGGCTACGACATGCACGACCTCCTCGGCAAACTCTTCGACGACGACAACTTCCTCGAAATCCAAGGCGAATTCGCCCAAAACATGATCACCGGATTCGCCCGAATCGATGGCAAATCAGTTGGCGTCATCGCCAACCAACCCCTCGTCTACGCAGGCTGCATCGACGCCGACGCCGCAGATAAAGCCTCCCGCTTCATCCGCATCTGCGACGCCTACAACATCCCCCTCCTCTTCGTCGTCGACACCCCCGGCTATCTCCCCGGCGTCGACCAAGAAAAACAAGGCCTCATCCACCGCGGCGCCAAACTAGGCTTCGCCGTCGTCGAAGCCACCGTCCCCAAAGTCTCCCTCATCGTCCGCAAAGCCTACGGCGGAGCCTACGCAGTCATGGGATCCAAAAACCTCACCGGCGACATCAACCTCGCATGGCCCACCGCACAAGTCGCCGTCATGGGAGCCGCAGCAGCAGTCGTCATGATCCAAGGACGCCAACTCGCAGCCGCACCACCCGAGCAACGCGACTACCTCAAAAAAATCTTCATGGACTTCTACGACGAAAACATGACGAGCCCCTACGTCGCAGCAGAACGCGGATACATCGATGCAATGATCGCACCCAGCGAAACCCGCATCGCCCTCCGCCAAGCCTTCCGCCAACTCGAAACCAAACAAGAAGAAACCCTCGCCAAAAAGCACACCATCATGCCCATGTAG
- a CDS encoding MMPL family transporter: MFVRWGHFAFKYRRVLPLAIVALIAGIYLIWGTQLGARMSQEGWDDPNSSSTRAAAIEQEVFGRDNNGDVILMFKGSPDALTDDAVARDVNKQLTAFKDAHPSEISHINSYFEKRNPNLLNADKTLAFAAVGLAGDGEDVLKNFRAIEGDIPAEVDGLEVSVAGQTAIADALDDGMAGDISRAEVYALPAVAVLLLLVFASVVAAAMPLIVGVLSILGSLGVLAILAGFTQVNVFAQSVVTLLGLGLAIDYGLFMVSRFREELDAGSSVEDAVVNATATAGKTVVFSAAMVAVALSGLLIFPQAFLKSVAYGAISAVGLAAALSIAVLPSIFGLLGRRVDMWSMPWRRKAQATNSADTTDTADLVQPGTSRLWAAIPAWAIKHSVWVTVALVGALLALTLPLAGVKFGGINETYLPPQQKVRVAQQTFDENFPEYRTEPIKLVVTDADNRGLSSIIKQANQVEGLTGRFSPSQPTKDGTTVLSAGIADRGDNAAVVDQLRAIEVPEGAEVFIGGSPALEVESIEALFKKLPWMALYIVAATFILMSLVFSSVILPAKAVIMTILGMGATLGVLTLMFVDGVGASLFGFTPGPLMSPVLVLIMAIIYGLSTDYEVFLVSRMVEARGKGKSTDDAIVYGTAHTGSIITAAAVIMIVVCGAFGFSEIVMMKYIAFGMIAALLLDATVIRMLLVPAVMHLLREDNWWGPRWLTAIGGFGHGSSVDAASLQVSTEPTVDDVQVDTRPVRSGRTTTDDPDLIPFDQLVKRLQEES, from the coding sequence GTGTTTGTTCGTTGGGGCCACTTTGCCTTTAAGTATCGCCGGGTGCTGCCCTTGGCAATTGTCGCGCTGATCGCGGGTATTTACCTGATCTGGGGTACTCAGCTGGGCGCTCGCATGAGCCAGGAGGGCTGGGATGATCCAAACTCCTCATCAACCCGTGCAGCAGCAATCGAGCAAGAGGTGTTCGGCCGCGATAACAACGGTGACGTCATCCTCATGTTTAAGGGATCCCCCGATGCTTTGACTGATGACGCCGTGGCGCGCGACGTCAACAAGCAACTGACGGCGTTTAAGGATGCCCACCCGTCCGAGATTTCACACATCAATTCGTACTTTGAAAAGCGCAATCCGAATTTGCTCAATGCGGATAAAACTTTGGCGTTCGCGGCTGTCGGTTTGGCGGGTGACGGCGAAGATGTGTTGAAGAATTTCCGGGCGATCGAGGGCGATATCCCTGCCGAGGTTGATGGGCTGGAGGTCTCAGTTGCGGGCCAGACGGCGATTGCTGACGCGTTGGATGATGGGATGGCCGGCGATATTTCCCGCGCGGAGGTTTACGCGCTGCCCGCAGTGGCTGTGTTGCTGTTGCTGGTGTTCGCTTCGGTTGTTGCTGCGGCGATGCCATTGATCGTGGGTGTGCTGTCCATTCTTGGTTCCTTGGGTGTGCTCGCAATTTTGGCCGGGTTTACCCAGGTGAATGTGTTCGCACAGTCCGTGGTGACGCTATTGGGCCTGGGCTTGGCGATCGACTACGGCCTGTTTATGGTCAGCCGTTTCCGCGAAGAGTTGGACGCCGGCTCCTCAGTGGAGGATGCCGTGGTTAATGCAACCGCGACAGCGGGTAAGACGGTGGTGTTCTCCGCTGCGATGGTGGCGGTTGCTCTGTCGGGATTGTTGATTTTCCCGCAGGCGTTTTTGAAGTCGGTGGCTTATGGCGCGATTAGTGCGGTGGGGTTGGCGGCGGCGTTGTCGATCGCTGTGCTGCCGTCAATTTTTGGCCTGTTGGGCCGCCGGGTGGACATGTGGTCGATGCCGTGGCGCCGTAAAGCTCAAGCCACAAACAGCGCAGACACCACAGACACTGCCGATCTGGTGCAGCCGGGCACGAGCCGCCTGTGGGCGGCGATTCCTGCCTGGGCGATTAAGCATTCGGTGTGGGTGACGGTTGCTTTGGTGGGTGCGCTGTTGGCGTTGACGCTGCCGCTTGCTGGGGTGAAATTCGGCGGTATTAACGAAACCTATCTGCCGCCGCAGCAGAAGGTGCGTGTCGCGCAGCAGACCTTCGATGAGAATTTCCCGGAGTACCGCACCGAGCCGATCAAGTTGGTGGTGACCGACGCGGATAATCGTGGTTTGAGCAGCATCATTAAGCAGGCTAACCAGGTGGAGGGTCTGACCGGACGTTTCTCCCCTAGCCAGCCGACGAAGGATGGCACCACAGTGCTGTCGGCGGGCATCGCAGATCGGGGTGATAACGCCGCGGTGGTTGATCAGCTGCGTGCCATTGAGGTGCCGGAGGGCGCGGAGGTGTTCATCGGCGGCAGCCCCGCTTTGGAGGTGGAATCCATTGAGGCCCTGTTTAAGAAGCTTCCGTGGATGGCGCTCTACATTGTCGCTGCGACGTTCATTTTGATGTCGCTGGTGTTCAGTTCGGTGATTCTGCCTGCGAAGGCTGTGATCATGACGATCCTGGGTATGGGCGCCACGCTGGGCGTGTTGACGTTGATGTTCGTTGATGGTGTTGGGGCTTCGCTGTTTGGTTTCACGCCGGGCCCGCTGATGAGCCCCGTGTTGGTGCTGATCATGGCCATCATTTACGGCTTGTCCACCGACTATGAGGTCTTTTTGGTCTCCCGCATGGTGGAGGCGCGTGGCAAGGGTAAGTCCACGGATGATGCGATTGTGTACGGTACCGCCCACACTGGGTCGATCATTACGGCGGCGGCTGTGATCATGATCGTGGTGTGTGGCGCGTTCGGTTTCTCTGAGATCGTGATGATGAAGTACATCGCCTTCGGCATGATCGCTGCGCTGTTGTTGGATGCGACGGTGATCCGCATGTTGCTCGTGCCTGCGGTGATGCATTTGCTGCGTGAGGATAACTGGTGGGGGCCCAGGTGGCTGACTGCCATCGGTGGTTTCGGGCATGGTTCTAGCGTTGACGCCGCGTCGCTTCAGGTTTCCACGGAGCCGACTGTGGATGATGTGCAGGTCGATACTCGGCCGGTGCGTAGTGGTAGAACTACGACTGATGACCCGGACCTGATCCCGTTTGATCAGCTGGTTAAGCGCCTGCAGGAAGAGTCCTAA
- a CDS encoding DUF3054 domain-containing protein gives MKLSERQGTGGLPGLLADLMAIGAFSLLAHMAHHSLSFEEWLHTVSQFGTGVLLGWLVVHGLQRSRGRLPLFTQGVWVWALAVVVGLVEWALYNGRVPHWSFVIVATVMSALLLFGWRLLLTLTSKD, from the coding sequence ATGAAACTTTCTGAACGCCAGGGCACCGGCGGCTTACCGGGACTCCTTGCCGACCTGATGGCAATCGGTGCTTTTTCTCTGTTGGCCCACATGGCGCACCATAGCCTGTCTTTCGAAGAGTGGCTGCACACGGTCTCTCAGTTTGGCACCGGCGTGTTGTTGGGATGGCTGGTGGTCCACGGGCTGCAGCGCAGCCGTGGACGGTTGCCTCTTTTCACTCAAGGTGTGTGGGTGTGGGCGCTCGCCGTGGTGGTGGGGCTCGTCGAATGGGCGTTGTATAACGGCCGGGTTCCGCATTGGAGCTTCGTCATCGTGGCTACCGTGATGAGTGCGCTGCTGCTCTTCGGCTGGAGACTGCTGCTCACCCTGACCAGCAAAGACTAG